Proteins encoded by one window of Aphidius gifuensis isolate YNYX2018 linkage group LG2, ASM1490517v1, whole genome shotgun sequence:
- the LOC122848805 gene encoding carboxypeptidase Q-like, with translation MLMKILTIFLYSNCLISWCYCETAKILNTETCENNLPPNIIKEIDSYAPVVNRIINETMFGTFKGKTWQELADFTDEFGPRLSGTKSLEDAIDYVLERSKKFNLENVHGENVQVPYWVRGKESATLLEPRIKNIKMLGLGYSVGTPNDGITANAIVVESFEELEQRADEIPGKIVVYNEKYTTYGETVKYRSLGAVNAAKVGAVAVLIRSVTPFSIYSPHTGMMSYSDNIKKIPAACITIEDAELLSRIAKRGKIIKINIKMEAHQMPDAESRNVVAEIVGSSKAKKIVVVSGHIDSWDVGQGAMDDGGGAFISWNSLILLKSLNLRPKRTLRAIMWTAEEMGIVGADYYISQHKLEEPDLQFVMESDIGTFTPMGLDVTGSPIVTCILQRILTLLSPMASLKVRSPGTGPDIEGWTNAGVPSASLWNKNNKYFWFHHTEADTMTVENSSALDMSTAIFAATSYILADINFNLPHQPPKLN, from the exons atgttaatgaaaattcttacgatttttttatattcgaaTTGTTTAATTTCATGGTGTTATTGTGAGACtgctaaaattttaaataccgaaacatgtgaaaataatttaccaccaaatataattaaagaaattgaTAGCTATGCACCAGTAGTTAATAgaattataaatgaaacaaTGTTTGGTACTTTTAAAGGAAAAACATGGCAAGAACTTGCTGATTTTACTGATGAATTTGGACCAAGATTATCCGGTACAAAATCACTCGAAGATGCAATTGATTATGTACTTGAAAGATCAAAGAAATTTAATCTTGAAAATGTACACGGTGAAAATGTTCAAGTACCATACTGGGTCag aggAAAAGAGTCTGCAACTCTTTTAGAACCacgaataaaaaacattaaaatgcTTGGATTAGGATACAGTGTTGGAACACCAAATGATGGTATAACAGCAAATGCAATTGTGGTAGAAAGTTTTGAAGAACTTGAACAACGAGCTGACGaa ataccTGGTAAAATAGTTgtgtataatgaaaaatacacAACGTATGGTGAAACAGTTAAATATCGATCACTGGGTGCTGTTAATGCAGCAAAAGTTGGTGCTGTTGCTGTACTTATTAGATCAGTAACaccattttcaatttattcaccACACACTGGAATGATGAGTTATAGcgacaatattaaaaaaataccagcTGCTTGTATAACCATTGAAGATGCTGAGCTTTTATCGAGAATTGCTAAacgag gaaaaataattaaaattaatataaaaatggaaGCACATCAAATGCCAGATGCTGAATCAAGAAATGTTGTTGCTGAAATTGTTGGTAGTAgtaaagccaaaaaaattgttgttgtttctggTCATATTGACAGTTGGGATGTTGGACAAGGAGCAATGg atgatggtggtggtgcttTTATCTCATGGAATTCATTAATTCTATTAAAAAGTCTGAATCTTCGACCAAAAAGAACACTCAG AGCCATCATGTGGACAGCTGAAGAAATGGGTATAGTCGGTGCGGATTACTACATTAGCCAACACAAACTTGAAGAGCCAGATCTTCAATTTGTTATGGAATCAGACATTGGTACATTTACACCAATGGGACTTGACGTAACTGGATCACCAATTGTTACTTGTATACTCCAAAGAATTCTGAC CTTATTATCACCAATGGCTTCATTAAAAGTTCGTAGTCCAGGTACTGGTCCAGATATTGAAGGCTGGACAAATGCTGGTGTACCAAGTGCTTCTCtatggaataaaaataataaatatttttggttTCATCATACCGAAGCCGATACAATGACTGTTGAAAATTCATCTGCTCTTGATATGTCAACAGCAATATTTGCAGCAACTTCTTATATACTTgctgatattaattttaatcttcCTCATCAACCACCGAAATTAAactga